The Ascaphus truei isolate aAscTru1 chromosome 11, aAscTru1.hap1, whole genome shotgun sequence genome includes a window with the following:
- the LOC142463611 gene encoding uncharacterized protein LOC142463611, which produces MVMVDDANDDDVEKGSRLLEFHPPIRECFSQLLTLSQEDKKNAAASRTKCGQIMAFIEENWHKYNLHEERQTNMTKDRTQSPALGGDIKGPAPSGAAPQPMEVTPRMPKIHFGIFSRTTKDKYGWMTELLKSETFKDSVADVCDIYISNAFLQFTEKVSRSQCTFAILYHTKDHGRINITDVTDSLYDKELRYLSDTLGKENVIVVVDDLEDSSSEEKRRILQNQPSIGRLAQEMFLFSEREKTLCKRNMIQCGPSGSDGDDTLPGKLKSIERLLARAKSPQYNFDEERQTNMTKDRTQSPALGGDIKGPAPSGADPQPMEVTPRMPKIRVGIFSRTTKHNYRWMVSLLRSKPSMTR; this is translated from the exons atggtgatggtggatGATGCCAACGATGACGACGTTGAGAAGGGCTCACGCTTGCTGGAGTTTCATCCCCCCATCAGAGAATGTTTCTCACAGCTGCTCACCCTCTCCCAGGAGGATAAAAAGAACGCTGCCGCCTCGAGGACTAAATGTGGCCAGATCATGGCGTTTATAGAAG AAAACTGGCACAAATATAATCTTCATGAAGAGCGACAGACAAATATGACCAAAGACCGGACCCAAAGCCCAGCATTGGGAGGCGATATTAAGGGCCCTGCACCCTCTGGAGCTGCACCCCAACCCATGGAGGTTACACCTCGGATGCCAAAA ATACATTTTGGGATCTTCTCGAGGACCACAAAGGATAAATATGGATGGATGACGGAGCTGCTGAAATCGGAAACCTTCAAGGACTCGGTAGCAGATGTCTGTGATATCTACATCTCCAACGCGTTTCTTCAGTTCACAGAGAAGGTGTCCCGCTCCCAGTGCACATTCGCCATCCTGTACCACACAAAGGATCATGGGAGGATCAACATCACAGATGTGACAGATTCTCTGTATGACAAGGAGCTGAGATATTTATCGGATACATTAG GGAAGGAGAACGTCATTGTGGTGGTTGATGACCTGGAGGACAGCAGCTCCGAGGAGAAGAGACGGATCCTGCAGAATCAGCCCAGTATTGGGAGACTGGCCCAGGAGATGTTCCTcttcagtgagagagagaagacatTGTGTAAGAGGAATATGATACAATGTGGGCCGTCTGGTTCTGATGGGGACGACACATTGCCAGGAAAACTGAAAAGCATCGAAAGGCTGCTGGCCAGAG CAAAATCTCCCCAATATAATTTTGATGAAGAGCGACAGACAAATATGACCAAAGACCGGACCCAAAGCCCAGCATTGGGAGGCGATATTAAGGGCCCTGCACCCTCTGGAGCTGATCCCCAACCCATGGAGGTTACACCTCGGATGCCAAAA ATCAGAGTTGGGATCTTCTCAAGGACCACAAAACATAATTATAGATGGATGGTGTCACTGCTGAGATCGAAACCTTCAATGACTCGGTAG